In Sedimentibacter sp. MB31-C6, one genomic interval encodes:
- a CDS encoding (2Fe-2S)-binding protein gives MELKLKVNYKNVKINIDPTKRLIDFLREDLNLTGVKEGCSEGECGACTIILNEEAVTSCTILAGQVDGCEIITIEGLEQSGELDVIQKSFIENGAIQCGFCTPGMILSCKALLLKNPNPTEDEIKRAIEGNLCRCTGYNKIVKAVKDITVKEV, from the coding sequence ATGGAATTAAAATTAAAAGTAAACTATAAAAATGTGAAAATAAATATAGATCCAACAAAGAGATTAATAGATTTTTTGAGAGAAGATTTAAATTTGACGGGAGTAAAAGAGGGGTGCTCTGAAGGAGAATGTGGAGCATGCACTATAATACTAAATGAAGAAGCCGTAACTTCTTGCACAATACTTGCTGGGCAAGTGGATGGATGTGAAATTATAACAATAGAGGGTTTAGAACAAAGTGGTGAACTTGATGTAATACAAAAATCATTTATAGAAAATGGAGCTATCCAATGCGGTTTTTGTACTCCAGGTATGATTTTATCATGTAAAGCTCTTTTATTAAAAAATCCTAATCCTACAGAAGATGAAATTAAAAGAGCTATTGAAGGAAATCTTTGTAGGTGTACAGGATATAACAAAATTGTGAAAGCAGTAAAAGACATTACTGTAAAAGAGGTGTAG